A window of Leptotrichia wadei contains these coding sequences:
- a CDS encoding proline--tRNA ligase has translation MRLSKAFLKTYKEAPKEAEVISHKLMLRASMIRQLTRGVYSYLPLGYKVLKKIEKIVREEMDRAGAQEILMPVLQPASLWEESGRWFAYGPELMRMKDRNEREFALGPTHEEVVTDIVRNMIGSYKELPVNLYQIQTKFRDEMRPRFGLMRGREFLMKDAYSFHLTKESLDEEFLNMKNAYSRVLERMELKFRAVDADSGSIGGDSSNEFMVLAENGEDDILYSDSSDYAANVEKATSIIELKESTEEKLPKELVETPNTKTIKELSEFLNIPEEKTVKAVMLKEVLEDKVNYVLALIRGDLDINEIKLKNAVNASMELEMMTEEECEKFGIVPGFAGSYEKKEGLTVVIDETVKYVRNFALGANKKDYHFINVNLEDLHYDVVADIRTARAGDISPDGKGVLKIARGMEVGHIFKLGDKYSKALDAKVLDENGKQQVILMGCYGIGVSRLMSAVIEQKNDEYGIIWPKSIAPYIADVIIANVKDETQVNVAERIYEALKNENIDAVLDDRNERAGFKFKDADLIGFPLKIVAGKGVSSGIVEIKDRATGESVEVKVEEVINFVKNFMKN, from the coding sequence ATGAGATTATCAAAGGCATTTTTAAAAACATATAAGGAAGCGCCAAAAGAAGCGGAAGTAATAAGTCATAAATTGATGTTGAGAGCTTCTATGATTAGACAGTTGACGAGAGGGGTTTATAGTTATTTGCCATTGGGGTATAAGGTTTTGAAGAAAATTGAAAAAATTGTTAGAGAAGAGATGGATAGAGCTGGTGCGCAGGAAATACTTATGCCAGTTTTGCAACCGGCTTCACTTTGGGAAGAGTCTGGGAGATGGTTCGCTTATGGTCCTGAACTTATGAGAATGAAAGATAGGAATGAAAGAGAATTTGCGTTGGGGCCTACACATGAGGAAGTGGTAACTGATATTGTGAGAAATATGATTGGTTCGTATAAGGAATTGCCTGTAAATTTGTATCAAATTCAAACAAAATTTAGAGATGAAATGCGTCCACGATTTGGATTAATGAGAGGTAGAGAATTTTTAATGAAAGATGCTTATAGTTTTCACTTGACAAAAGAATCATTGGATGAAGAATTTTTGAATATGAAAAATGCGTATTCTAGAGTTTTAGAAAGAATGGAATTAAAATTTAGAGCAGTTGATGCAGATTCAGGTTCGATTGGAGGAGATTCTTCAAATGAATTTATGGTACTTGCTGAAAATGGAGAAGATGATATTTTATACAGTGATTCATCAGATTATGCTGCAAATGTTGAAAAAGCTACGAGTATTATTGAATTGAAAGAAAGTACAGAGGAAAAATTGCCGAAAGAATTGGTGGAAACGCCTAATACCAAGACAATTAAGGAATTGTCGGAATTTTTGAATATTCCAGAAGAAAAAACTGTTAAGGCGGTTATGTTGAAGGAAGTGTTGGAAGATAAGGTAAATTATGTATTGGCACTTATTCGTGGAGATTTAGATATAAATGAGATTAAATTGAAAAATGCAGTGAATGCTTCGATGGAATTGGAAATGATGACTGAAGAAGAATGTGAAAAATTTGGGATTGTTCCTGGATTTGCGGGATCTTATGAGAAAAAGGAAGGACTTACAGTTGTTATTGATGAAACTGTAAAATATGTGAGAAATTTTGCGTTGGGAGCAAATAAAAAGGATTATCACTTTATTAATGTTAATTTGGAAGACTTGCATTATGATGTGGTTGCTGATATTAGAACGGCTAGAGCGGGAGATATTTCGCCAGATGGAAAAGGTGTACTAAAAATTGCTCGTGGAATGGAAGTTGGACATATTTTTAAATTGGGAGATAAGTATTCAAAAGCATTAGATGCGAAAGTTTTAGATGAAAATGGAAAGCAGCAAGTTATTTTGATGGGGTGTTATGGAATCGGAGTTTCAAGACTGATGTCAGCAGTAATTGAGCAAAAAAATGACGAATATGGAATTATTTGGCCAAAATCAATTGCACCGTATATTGCAGATGTGATTATTGCTAATGTAAAAGATGAAACTCAAGTAAATGTTGCTGAAAGAATTTATGAGGCGCTGAAAAATGAAAATATTGATGCTGTTTTAGACGACAGAAATGAAAGAGCAGGATTTAAGTTTAAAGATGCTGACTTAATTGGATTCCCGCTTAAAATTGTAGCTGGAAAAGGTGTATCTTCTGGAATTGTGGAAATTAAGGATAGAGCAACTGGAGAAAGTGTTGAGGTTAAGGTTGAGGAAGTTATTAATTTTGTAAAAAATTTTATGAAAAATTAA
- a CDS encoding patatin-like phospholipase family protein — translation MIGKKRVICFFVIFLLVNIFGFSKNKESQDEKIEKSENYIVLENGNDKDLKNNNDNRNNEEQESGLRKDVDLKNNKNLKNNLKNEESDINKKNVVNQEDKKIGLVLSGGTAKGLAHIGILKVLDEEKVPIEYVTGTSMGSIIGGMYSVGYTPEEIEEIAISMDWMSLFSDKIERKDKGAVRNSIEDKNSTVIPIKNFMPKLPSGVVGGKTASQRLNELFYGALRVEDFRKFPRKFAAVATDLESGEGVMIDKGSIATAIRESLSIPSVFAPIRDGKRLYIDGGVVRNLPVQDVKVLGADYTIGVNVGDGFTKRDESKMNLIDVITDTTTIAGRQEVERQIRMLDLYMKPDLEKFESYDFSKVKEIIAAGEAVARANIDKIRKLSNPELYEKLEEKRKEFRRTWKDEYNITGIVIDGNKKYTRTYFDKFFPKKLGTLTRLDMEKIVNNIYQNGDFTTVYYEVKDNDLIINVQEKPSDYLTLSGNINNEDLATVNVGFQGSKLLNNTNVRYSVKGTVANEYGVKGKATAELGKNSKAVIYGEFEYKRDIIENQKYKNGYFSFENRKFKIGTGIGVEVYKNLLFSIGGGYQISDVEKHENNAENVRKPFPYYEAKLNYDTRDSLKFATRGVYFFSNYTLANSKHAKFNSLDAGGEINIPIGEKITITPGIAYLTSYGKDIPETYRPKMGGIRTADNSLEFAGMPSDKIRGGSIFVGSLKAQYNLSKLVYLDTTYSRANISGKSYSFGNDVKESYRFGVGVKALTIPIYFGFAKVPGESWRYLLNFGYSPE, via the coding sequence GTGATTGGAAAGAAAAGAGTAATTTGTTTTTTTGTCATTTTTCTATTGGTAAATATTTTTGGATTTTCTAAAAACAAAGAGAGTCAAGATGAAAAAATTGAAAAATCTGAAAATTATATTGTTTTGGAAAATGGAAATGATAAAGATTTAAAAAATAACAATGATAATAGAAATAATGAAGAACAAGAATCTGGATTGAGAAAAGATGTAGATTTGAAAAATAATAAAAATTTGAAAAATAATCTTAAAAATGAAGAAAGTGATATTAATAAAAAAAATGTTGTCAATCAGGAAGATAAGAAAATTGGACTGGTACTTAGTGGTGGAACAGCAAAAGGGCTTGCTCATATTGGGATATTAAAAGTTTTGGATGAAGAAAAAGTGCCAATAGAATATGTAACTGGAACAAGTATGGGAAGTATTATTGGAGGAATGTATAGTGTTGGTTATACTCCGGAGGAAATTGAAGAAATAGCGATTAGTATGGACTGGATGAGTCTTTTTAGTGATAAAATTGAAAGGAAGGATAAGGGAGCTGTAAGAAATTCAATTGAGGATAAAAACAGCACGGTAATTCCGATAAAAAACTTTATGCCGAAATTACCGAGTGGAGTAGTTGGAGGAAAGACAGCTAGTCAGAGGTTAAATGAACTTTTTTATGGTGCATTGAGAGTTGAAGATTTTAGGAAGTTTCCAAGAAAATTTGCGGCAGTTGCGACTGATTTGGAATCTGGGGAAGGTGTGATGATTGATAAGGGATCGATTGCAACGGCAATAAGAGAAAGTTTGTCAATTCCATCAGTTTTTGCTCCAATACGAGATGGGAAAAGGCTTTATATTGATGGTGGAGTAGTGCGAAATTTGCCAGTTCAAGATGTAAAGGTGCTTGGTGCTGATTATACAATTGGAGTGAATGTGGGAGATGGATTTACAAAAAGGGATGAATCAAAAATGAATCTGATTGATGTAATTACAGATACTACAACAATTGCGGGAAGACAGGAAGTAGAACGGCAAATTCGTATGCTTGATTTGTATATGAAACCTGATTTGGAAAAATTTGAGTCTTATGATTTTTCAAAAGTTAAGGAAATTATTGCGGCTGGGGAGGCTGTGGCAAGAGCAAACATAGATAAAATTAGAAAATTGTCAAATCCTGAGCTTTATGAAAAGTTAGAGGAAAAGCGTAAAGAATTTAGGCGAACTTGGAAGGATGAGTATAATATTACCGGAATTGTAATTGATGGAAATAAAAAATATACAAGAACATATTTTGACAAATTTTTCCCTAAAAAACTCGGAACTTTAACTAGGCTGGATATGGAAAAAATTGTTAATAATATTTATCAAAATGGTGATTTTACAACTGTTTATTATGAAGTGAAGGATAATGACCTGATAATAAATGTTCAGGAAAAGCCAAGCGATTATTTAACACTTTCTGGAAATATAAATAATGAGGATTTGGCTACTGTAAATGTAGGTTTCCAAGGAAGTAAACTTTTGAATAATACAAATGTTAGATATTCAGTAAAAGGAACGGTTGCAAATGAATATGGAGTAAAAGGTAAGGCAACTGCAGAACTTGGGAAAAATTCGAAGGCAGTAATTTATGGAGAATTTGAATATAAACGTGATATTATAGAAAATCAAAAATATAAAAATGGATATTTCAGTTTTGAAAATAGAAAATTTAAAATTGGAACAGGAATAGGTGTAGAAGTATATAAAAATTTATTGTTTTCAATCGGTGGAGGTTATCAGATATCAGATGTTGAAAAACATGAAAATAATGCTGAAAATGTGAGAAAACCATTTCCATATTATGAAGCAAAATTAAATTATGACACAAGAGACAGCCTTAAATTTGCAACAAGAGGAGTTTATTTTTTCTCAAATTACACACTGGCGAATTCAAAGCATGCTAAATTTAACTCACTAGATGCAGGTGGAGAAATTAATATTCCAATTGGCGAAAAAATAACAATTACTCCTGGTATAGCCTATTTAACATCCTACGGAAAAGATATTCCTGAAACATATAGACCTAAAATGGGAGGAATAAGAACGGCGGATAATTCATTGGAATTTGCAGGAATGCCATCTGATAAGATTCGTGGAGGAAGTATTTTTGTGGGAAGTCTAAAAGCCCAGTATAATTTATCAAAGCTTGTATATTTAGACACGACTTATTCAAGGGCGAATATTTCTGGAAAAAGTTATAGTTTTGGTAACGATGTGAAGGAAAGTTATAGATTTGGAGTTGGAGTAAAAGCATTGACAATACCAATTTATTTTGGTTTTGCAAAAGTACCTGGAGAAAGCTGGAGATATTTACTGAACTTTGGATATTCACCCGAATAA